A stretch of Procambarus clarkii isolate CNS0578487 chromosome 80, FALCON_Pclarkii_2.0, whole genome shotgun sequence DNA encodes these proteins:
- the LOC138357833 gene encoding ice-structuring glycoprotein-like produces the protein MVRRQMLPQGQEATVSPRSGGKCYSKVWRQLLIQGQEASATPRSGGKCYSKVRKQVLPQGKPSDLNRLFHVRTDTIDHEALISLIAHNPTVVPTLKPSNNHTDATGHTDATPAATGHTDATPAATSHTEATPAATGHTDATPAATGHTDATPAATGHTDATPAATSHTEATSAPTGYTDASPVATSHTEATPAATSHTEATPAATGHTDATPAATGHTVVTPAATGHTVVTPAATGHTDATPAATGHTVVTPAAIGHTVVTPAATGHTVVTPAATGHTVVTPAATGHTVVTPAATGHTVVTPAATGHTDATPAATGHTVVTPAAIGHTVVTPAATGHTVVTPAATGHTDATPAATGHTDATPAATGHTDATPAATGHTVVTPAATSHTVVTPAATSHTVVTPAATGHTVVTPAATSHTDATPAATGHTDATPAATGHTGVTPAATGYTDATPAATSHTVVTPAATGHTVVTPAATGHTVVTPAATSHTVATPAATGHTVATPAATGHTDATSAATGHTGVTPAATGHTDATPAATGHTNATPAATGHSDATPAATGHTVVTPAATRNTVVTPAATGHTVPLATLASHQQPLATLTPHQQPLATLSSHQQPLATLTPHQQPLATLTPHQQPLATLASHQQPLATLTPHQQPLATLTPHQQPLATLTQHQQPLAKLTPHQQPLATTDATPAGTGHTEATPAATGHTDATSAATGYTDATPAATGHTEATRAATGYTDATPAATGHTDATSAATGYTDATPAATGYTDATPAATGHTEATPAATGHTVATPAATGHTDATPVATGHTVATPAATGHTDATPAATGHTVATPAATGHTVIVGDLEPTNIYGGILDLCLGFNVAHTVCATSIVPDMASDHLAILATRSATTGYANKHFPNNDISWIGRSTALTLGPSTSFDATYLLIS, from the exons ATGGTCAGGAGGCAGATGTTACCCCAAGGTCAGGAGGCAACTGTTAGTCCAAGGTCAGGAGGCAAGTGTTACTCCAAGGTCTGGAGGCAACTGTTAATCCAAGGTCAGGAGGCAAGTGCTACTCCAAGATCAGGAGGCAAGTGTTACTCCAAGGTCAGGAAGCAAGTGTTACCCCAAG GGAAACCAAGCGACCTCAACCGGTTGTTTCACGTGAGAACAGACACCATAGACCACGAGGCTCTTATTTCGCTGATTGCTCATAACCCAACAGTTGTACCCACACTGAAGCCTTCAAATAA CCACACTGACGCCACtggccacactgacgccacaccagcagccactggccacactgacgccacaccagcAGCCACTAGCCACACTGAagccacaccagcagccactggccacactgacgccacaccagcagccactggccacactgacgccacaccagcagccactggccacactgacgccacaccagcAGCCACTAGCCACACTGAAGCCACATCAGCACCCACTGGCTACACTGACGCATCACCAGTAGCCACTAGCCACACTGAagccacaccagcagccactAGCCACACTGAagccacaccagcagccactggtcacactgacgccacaccagcagccactggccacactgtcgtcacaccagcagccactggccacactgtcgtcacaccagcagccactggccacactgacgccacaccagcagccactgGCCACACTGTCGTCACACCAGCAGCCATTGGCCACACTGTCGTCACACCAGCAGCCACTGGCCACACTGTCGTCACACCAGCAGCCACTGGCCACACTGTCGTCACACCAGCAGCCACTGGCCACACTGTCGTCACACCAGCAGCCACTGGCCACACTGTCGTCACACCAGCAGCCACtggccacactgacgccacaccagcagccactgGCCACACTGTCGTCACACCAGCAGCCATTGGCCACACTGTCGTCACACCAGCAGCCACTGGCCACACTGTCGTCACACCAGCAGCCACtggccacactgacgccacaccagcagccactggccacactgacgccacaccagcagccactggccacactgacgccacaccagcagccactgGCCACACTGTCGTCACACCAGCAGCCACTAGCCACACTGTCGTCACACCAGCAGCCACTAGCCACACTGTCGTTACACCAGCAGCCACTGGCCACACTGTCGTCACACCAGCAGCCACtagccacactgacgccacaccagcagccactggccacactgacgccacaccagcagccactggccacactggcgtcacaccagcagccactggctacactgacgccacaccagcAGCCACTAGCCACACTGTCGTCACACCAGCAGCCACTGGCCACACTGTCGTCACACCAGCAGCCACTGGCCACACTGTCGTCACACCAGCAGCCACTAGCCACACTGTCgccacaccagcagccactggccacactgtcgccacaccagcagccactggccacactgacgccacatcaGCAGCCACTGGCCACACTGGCGTCACACCAGCAGCTACtggccacactgacgccacaccagcagccactgGCCACACTAACgccacaccagcagccactggccacagtgacgccacaccagcagccactgGCCACACTGTCGTCACACCAGCAGCCACTAGAAACACTGTCGTCACACCAGCAGCCACTGGCCACACTGTC ccactggccacactggcgtcacaccagcagccactggccacactgacgccacaccagcagccactgGCCACACTGTCGTCACACCAGCAGCCACTGGCCACACTTACgccacaccagcagccactggccacactgacgccacaccagcagccactggccacactggcgtcacaccagcagccactggctacactgacgccacaccagcagccactagccacactgacgccacatcaGCAGCCACTGGCCACACTGACGCAACACCAGCAGCCACTGGCCAAACTGACGCCACATCAGCAGCCACTGGCTACCACTGACGCCACACCAGCAGGCACTGGCCACACTGAagccacaccagcagccactggccacactgacgccacatcaGCAGCCACTGgctacactgacgccacaccagcagccactgGCCACACTGAAGCCACACGAGCAGCCACTGgctacactgacgccacaccagcagccactggccacactgacgccacatcaGCAGCCACTGgctacactgacgccacaccagcagccactggctacactgacgccacaccagcagccactgGCCACACTGAagccacaccagcagccactggccacactgtcgccacaccagcagccactggccacactgacgccacaccagtagccactggccacactgtcgccacaccagcagccactgGCCACACTGACGCAACACCAGCAGCCACTGGCCACACTGTCgccacaccagcagccactggccacactgtc
- the LOC123751877 gene encoding hepatic lectin, producing MATFSAILLSVLALVTAAHEIQTLQDLSNTLLLNQLAMSNMPGGPNSHKSSLASGRAWGVELPEPHQPGINQVSRGTWVWWKLQTMLAERDSGTRVIREWLNDLQSNITSEIAALQNVVKANGDPQDAGVVECVAPFVDVYGHCILVEIALRGTWETMRRHCQQKGGEIVKVDCGNFMYYLVRYLHSNGLAKLDYWVGGRDEGHEGSFFWTDGTQVKMGTPFWGDGITDNIQEPDGGTNQNCIVMATEDHYFFFDDSCNISYAVICEKLKLS from the exons ATGGCAACATTCTCAGCCATCCTGCTGTCGGTGCTGGCGCTGGTGACGGCTGCCCACGAGATTCAGACACTTCAAGATCTGTCCAACACGCTGCTCCTCAACCAGCTGGCAATGTCCAAcatgcctggtggaccaaactctcacaagtcgagcctggcctcgggccgggcttggggagtagaactcccagaaccccatcaaccaggtatcaaccaggtatcaagaggTACTTGGGTATGGTGGAAACTACAAACTATGCTGGCTGAACGTGACTCCGGAACCAGAG TAATAAGAGAGTGGCTGAACGACCTGCAATCAAACATTACCTCCG AAATAGCGGCTTTGCAGAACGTTGTTAAAGCTAATGGTGATCCCCAAGATGCTG GGGTCGTGGAGTGCGTGGCACCGTTTGTGGACGTGTATGGTCACTGTATCTTGGTGGAGATAGCACTGAGGGGAACTTGGGAAACAATGAGACGTCACTGTCAGCAGAAGGGCGGCGAGATTGTCAAGGTTGACTGTGGCAACTTCATGTATTACCTCGTCAGGTACCTTCACAGTAACG GTCTGGCTAAGTTGGATTACTGGGTCGGTGGGAGAGATGAAGGCCACGAGGGATCTTTCTTCTGGACTGATGGTACCCAGGTCAAGATGGGAACCCCCTTTTGGGGTGACGGCATTACTGACAATATTCAGGAGCCCGACGGAGGAACCAATCAAAACTGCATAGTGATGGCAACGGAAGATCATTATTTTTTCTTCGATGATTCTTGCAATATCAGTTATGCAGTTATTTGTGAGAAACTAAAATTGTCCTAG